The Candidatus Nitrosocosmicus franklandus genome contains a region encoding:
- a CDS encoding putative glycolipid-binding domain-containing protein → MNRLNLEVGEMQEIDVLWISFPELNLIRQQQKYSKINEGFYIFEIPKTGFVAKLEVDKLGLVVNYDNLYRRLS, encoded by the coding sequence ATAAACAGATTGAATTTAGAGGTGGGTGAAATGCAGGAAATTGATGTATTATGGATTAGTTTTCCTGAATTGAATCTCATCCGGCAACAACAAAAATATAGTAAAATTAATGAGGGATTTTATATATTCGAAATCCCGAAGACTGGTTTCGTTGCAAAGTTAGAAGTAGATAAATTAGGGTTAGTAGTCAATTATGATAATTTGTACCGCCGTTTAAGTTAG
- a CDS encoding VOC family protein — translation MPTVQHFEIPADDVERGQRFYKDVFGWNMEKVIDGENTDQDYWMFQTEDEKGNRGSRGMTKR, via the coding sequence TTGCCAACAGTTCAACATTTCGAAATACCTGCAGATGATGTTGAAAGGGGTCAAAGGTTTTATAAGGATGTTTTTGGATGGAATATGGAAAAAGTAATTGATGGAGAAAATACTGATCAAGATTATTGGATGTTTCAAACTGAGGACGAAAAAGGCAATAGAGGGTCTCGCGGAATGACGAAACGATAA
- a CDS encoding SLC13 family permease — MELNEIITLCIFILVYAMIITRTKLRNIPFWLIMFIGAILVLGFGVISIDSAIKSINIQVMAFLFGMFSITSALEKSGVLNHVIRKILTKIIKINHILVIVVILSGFLAAFIVNDTAAIILISFAILISKQLGIKPSAILVSIAIGINIGSVMTPIGSPQNLLIASQSGIDMPFITFLSILGPPTIINLFLSGLILHFYYKKNLYRISFSQEQELNYFNGSINYNNKKIEESGIKSNLIRYSSTNKFAKISIIVFLSTIGAIILSEVFKLIFNVVYLDIGTISLLGAASLYMFSKERISILKSVDYSVLIFFIGMFIFASALWTSGLISDILQIFPQISSSDTYNNLIYNNTIISAVSIILSQILSNVPFVATYSAYMIENGFDRDDVYPWLMLAAASTVAGNLTIFGAASNIIIVQSAESRGVRAFTFLEFLKIGSAITALNIVVLYLFLMLYNSYNL, encoded by the coding sequence ATGGAATTGAATGAAATCATTACATTGTGCATCTTTATTTTAGTTTATGCTATGATAATAACTAGGACTAAATTACGGAACATTCCATTTTGGTTAATAATGTTCATAGGAGCGATCCTTGTTTTAGGATTTGGAGTAATATCAATTGATTCTGCCATAAAGTCGATTAATATTCAAGTCATGGCATTTCTATTTGGAATGTTCAGCATTACTTCTGCACTTGAAAAGTCAGGTGTATTAAATCATGTGATTCGAAAAATCTTGACCAAAATTATCAAAATTAATCACATCTTGGTAATAGTAGTAATTTTATCAGGATTTCTAGCGGCATTCATTGTTAATGATACCGCAGCTATCATTCTAATTTCTTTTGCAATATTAATTTCAAAACAGTTAGGTATCAAACCATCTGCGATTTTGGTTTCTATCGCTATTGGAATAAACATAGGAAGTGTGATGACTCCAATAGGAAGTCCACAAAACCTGCTTATCGCTAGCCAGAGTGGCATTGATATGCCATTCATTACATTCCTTTCAATTCTTGGACCACCTACAATTATAAATCTGTTCTTAAGTGGATTAATATTACATTTTTATTACAAGAAAAATTTATACAGAATATCTTTTTCACAAGAACAGGAGTTAAACTATTTTAACGGTTCAATTAATTATAATAATAAAAAGATTGAAGAATCCGGGATTAAATCAAATTTAATTCGATATTCATCTACTAATAAGTTTGCTAAAATTTCTATAATTGTTTTCTTATCAACCATCGGAGCTATAATTTTATCAGAAGTATTCAAACTCATATTTAATGTGGTTTACCTAGATATCGGTACAATATCACTTTTAGGTGCCGCTTCATTATATATGTTCTCTAAGGAAAGAATTTCAATTTTGAAAAGTGTGGATTACTCTGTTTTGATCTTCTTTATAGGTATGTTTATTTTTGCATCTGCATTATGGACGTCAGGACTGATTTCTGATATATTACAAATTTTCCCTCAAATCAGTTCATCTGATACCTATAATAATTTGATTTACAATAATACAATTATTTCTGCAGTAAGTATAATTCTTAGTCAAATATTAAGTAATGTACCATTTGTAGCGACTTATAGTGCGTACATGATCGAGAATGGTTTTGATAGAGATGATGTGTACCCATGGTTAATGCTAGCAGCAGCTAGTACAGTAGCTGGTAACCTTACTATATTCGGAGCTGCAAGTAACATTATTATTGTTCAAAGTGCCGAATCCAGGGGAGTTAGAGCGTTCACGTTTTTAGAATTCTTAAAAATTGGATCTGCCATAACGGCGTTAAATATTGTGGTATTATATTTATTCTTAATGTTATATAATTCTTATAACTTGTAG
- a CDS encoding pyridoxamine 5'-phosphate oxidase family protein, with product MKIINAVSELPGMMQKEVETFLESKLNLQLATVDEQGDPNIQPVWFYYDRENEKLWINTSKSAKKTQNIRKRPTIYFSIDDENPPVRGVKGKGIATIIEDLNIVVPSGEKISLKYLGTLDHPIAKMISEESKKGEVVIVEISPKFYSTWDYGKIQF from the coding sequence ATGAAAATCATTAATGCTGTCTCTGAGCTACCTGGCATGATGCAGAAAGAAGTAGAGACCTTTCTTGAAAGTAAATTGAATTTGCAGTTGGCCACAGTTGATGAGCAAGGTGATCCAAACATTCAACCGGTCTGGTTTTATTATGACAGGGAAAATGAAAAACTCTGGATAAACACATCCAAATCAGCGAAGAAAACCCAAAATATCAGAAAAAGGCCAACTATTTATTTTTCTATAGATGATGAAAACCCTCCAGTTAGAGGAGTTAAAGGCAAGGGTATTGCAACCATAATAGAAGATCTTAACATAGTTGTACCATCAGGGGAGAAAATAAGTTTGAAATATCTTGGTACATTGGATCATCCTATAGCAAAAATGATCTCGGAAGAATCAAAGAAGGGAGAAGTTGTAATTGTTGAAATTAGTCCAAAGTTTTATTCTACATGGGACTACGGTAAAATTCAGTTTTGA
- a CDS encoding FkbM family methyltransferase, with protein sequence MTIPNNYPQEIGNNIFNRFIILSYRSIYILISTVMTVALGKKRKNASRIFQKLQKGNNVVSSFLLKIFIYKYLNKLGFKKETSIIYIPKYDYKFHCPLNMADYMSLFSREEAILTRFDPQPADIVVDIGANIGRYTVIAAKKVRNEGCVISIEANPVIYDLLTKNIQLNELTNVIPLNYAAFSKRAKIKFFVNKDLRNNQYGTINSDIDKFASKGLEQQVSVDANTVDSILLENGIKIEDVKWMKIDVEGAEFDVIKGSKELISNTKNLRLIIEIHNLSNGMTYHNEIKDFLESFDYKIDFEERRPSGESHIIFKKQIAKQ encoded by the coding sequence GTGACAATACCTAACAATTATCCTCAGGAAATAGGTAATAACATATTTAACAGATTTATCATCCTGTCATATAGGTCCATTTATATTTTAATCAGTACGGTAATGACGGTGGCATTAGGAAAAAAAAGGAAAAATGCATCTAGAATATTTCAAAAATTACAAAAGGGTAATAATGTTGTTTCCTCCTTCTTATTAAAAATTTTTATTTATAAATATTTGAATAAATTAGGTTTTAAAAAGGAAACTTCAATAATCTATATCCCTAAATATGACTATAAATTTCATTGTCCACTTAATATGGCAGATTATATGAGCTTGTTTTCAAGAGAGGAAGCAATCTTGACAAGATTTGATCCTCAGCCAGCTGACATTGTTGTGGACATTGGTGCAAATATAGGTAGATATACAGTTATTGCAGCTAAAAAGGTGCGAAATGAGGGCTGCGTAATCTCTATCGAAGCTAATCCGGTAATATATGATCTTTTAACAAAAAATATTCAGTTGAACGAATTAACAAATGTTATACCACTAAACTATGCAGCTTTTTCTAAAAGAGCCAAAATAAAGTTCTTTGTTAATAAAGATCTAAGAAATAATCAATATGGAACAATAAATTCCGATATTGATAAATTTGCAAGCAAAGGCTTAGAACAACAAGTCTCCGTTGATGCAAATACTGTAGATTCTATTTTGTTGGAGAATGGTATCAAAATTGAGGACGTAAAATGGATGAAGATAGATGTAGAAGGTGCAGAATTTGATGTAATAAAAGGATCCAAAGAGCTAATATCAAATACAAAAAATCTTAGACTGATAATTGAGATACATAATTTATCAAATGGTATGACCTATCACAATGAAATTAAAGACTTTCTCGAATCTTTCGACTACAAGATAGATTTTGAAGAACGCAGACCAAGTGGCGAATCGCATATCATTTTCAAAAAGCAGATTGCGAAACAATAA
- a CDS encoding DDE-type integrase/transposase/recombinase, producing the protein MISRNRTPSRYVYYGLHLYFSGLSLRKASERLSQMYKRNHVSIWNWIQKYRPQKLKASRRRILEYIVDETMLKVGSEYIWLWVAIEPANRQILALSISKERNMFVAERYLSNLIKVHGKHPVSTDDGGGTWYPMACQFLKLDHHIHSSYEKSVIERTMQYIKDRTESFDDYFPCRVKNCKLKHVHNWLRLFIDYHNREIKHVN; encoded by the coding sequence ATGATTAGCAGAAACAGAACACCTTCAAGGTATGTGTATTATGGCTTACATTTGTACTTTTCAGGTTTATCTTTAAGAAAAGCCTCGGAAAGATTGTCTCAGATGTATAAAAGAAACCATGTCTCCATCTGGAATTGGATTCAAAAATACAGGCCTCAAAAATTGAAAGCATCAAGAAGAAGAATTCTAGAATATATTGTAGACGAGACAATGTTGAAGGTAGGGTCAGAATACATCTGGCTTTGGGTGGCGATAGAGCCTGCAAACAGACAGATCCTCGCACTTTCTATATCCAAAGAGAGAAACATGTTTGTTGCAGAAAGATATCTTTCTAATTTGATCAAAGTTCATGGAAAGCACCCAGTTTCGACTGATGATGGAGGAGGTACTTGGTATCCCATGGCTTGTCAGTTTCTCAAACTCGATCACCATATTCATTCTTCTTACGAGAAAAGTGTAATCGAAAGAACGATGCAATATATCAAGGATAGAACCGAAAGTTTCGATGATTACTTTCCTTGCAGAGTAAAGAATTGTAAGTTGAAGCATGTACACAATTGGTTGCGGTTATTTATTGACTATCATAACAGAGAAATAAAACATGTTAACTGA
- a CDS encoding CDGSH iron-sulfur domain-containing protein, which translates to MVRYVKKVDKGPVEVKFEGVSKWICMCGLSNNQPFCDGSHKKTLGEEEGKVYRYNADGTRTEIQL; encoded by the coding sequence ATGGTGAGATACGTCAAAAAGGTGGATAAAGGTCCTGTCGAGGTAAAATTTGAAGGTGTAAGCAAATGGATATGTATGTGTGGATTAAGTAACAATCAACCTTTTTGCGATGGTTCGCACAAGAAAACATTAGGGGAAGAAGAAGGAAAAGTATATCGCTATAACGCAGACGGAACAAGAACCGAAATACAACTCTAA
- a CDS encoding winged helix-turn-helix transcriptional regulator, translating to MKGEKCEIADIWEILGKKWSLHILKNLSVNGTVRFNELKRLIPNVSSTVLSQRLLELERDGLITKRIYSEIPIRVEYSLTTRSKELETILQQLSNWTSKWNTQARKKEVKPFSQISKS from the coding sequence ATGAAAGGAGAAAAATGTGAAATAGCAGATATTTGGGAGATTTTGGGAAAAAAATGGTCACTACATATTTTGAAGAACTTGAGTGTAAATGGCACAGTCAGATTTAATGAATTGAAAAGGCTAATACCAAATGTTAGCAGTACAGTCTTGTCACAAAGATTACTCGAGCTTGAACGAGATGGATTGATAACAAAAAGAATTTATTCAGAAATTCCGATAAGAGTAGAATATAGTTTAACTACAAGATCAAAGGAATTGGAGACAATATTACAACAATTGAGTAATTGGACATCCAAGTGGAATACACAAGCTAGGAAAAAAGAAGTTAAACCTTTTTCTCAAATATCAAAATCATGA
- a CDS encoding putative glycolipid-binding domain-containing protein produces the protein MTTTIIWENNNNKEYSIEYFSLKSQIDMNIMKGTVIAMLGYKPTLIIYEIITDTNWRTRSVKIKQQTSNGEIRYIYLDIDQDQNWRKSINERPSIFLQFWILLLPLV, from the coding sequence ATGACGACAACTATCATTTGGGAAAATAATAATAATAAAGAGTATAGTATAGAATACTTTAGCCTAAAATCTCAGATCGATATGAATATCATGAAAGGCACGGTAATAGCAATGTTAGGTTATAAACCAACACTAATTATTTATGAAATTATTACCGACACTAATTGGAGAACTAGATCAGTAAAGATTAAACAGCAAACATCTAATGGCGAGATTAGATATATTTATCTAGATATCGATCAAGACCAAAACTGGAGAAAAAGTATCAATGAAAGACCGTCGATTTTTCTGCAGTTTTGGATCTTGCTTCTGCCTCTGGTTTAA
- a CDS encoding WD40/YVTN/BNR-like repeat-containing protein yields MTCTILASMQNTLLMIRSTKDGWKTYECLKNVNPSSVAFDPLKPDRAYCGTFDKGLWKSDDKGQCWEKTSLDIPDSQIMSLSVSPIKRGKEEFNKLLVGMEPSLIFMSIDGGKSWEKIDEFDKLPSSSTWSFPPRPWTHHVRWIEQDVNNEDNIFAAIEAGALIKSIDGGRSWIDKAKDGPYDSHTLRTHKKAPHRLYSAAGDGYFESLDCGNTWKRKVKGLGHNTYLYSIAVNNNDPQNIVVSASSNAWKSHAIQDSETFIYRRNSDEEGAGWIPSIDGLPGSKGTVISILESHPKNKDEFYCLNNKGIFFSVNSGESWKSLDIPWSKEYYLQHPWALALIE; encoded by the coding sequence TTGACCTGTACTATTTTGGCTTCTATGCAAAACACCCTACTAATGATAAGATCCACAAAGGATGGTTGGAAAACTTATGAATGTTTAAAAAATGTAAATCCCAGCAGCGTTGCATTTGATCCGCTCAAACCTGACAGAGCATATTGTGGGACATTTGATAAAGGACTTTGGAAAAGTGATGATAAAGGTCAATGTTGGGAAAAGACCTCGTTGGATATCCCGGATTCGCAAATAATGTCTCTCTCAGTGAGTCCCATAAAGAGAGGTAAAGAGGAATTTAACAAGTTATTGGTGGGAATGGAACCTAGTTTGATATTCATGTCAATTGATGGTGGTAAAAGCTGGGAAAAGATTGATGAATTTGATAAATTGCCATCGTCTTCTACATGGTCATTTCCACCAAGGCCTTGGACACATCATGTTCGTTGGATAGAGCAGGATGTGAATAACGAAGATAATATTTTTGCAGCTATCGAAGCCGGTGCATTAATCAAAAGTATTGATGGAGGGAGATCCTGGATAGACAAGGCAAAGGATGGGCCATATGATTCTCATACATTGAGAACTCATAAAAAAGCTCCACACAGACTGTATTCGGCCGCAGGTGACGGTTATTTCGAAAGCCTGGATTGCGGAAATACATGGAAAAGGAAAGTTAAGGGATTAGGACATAATACCTATCTATACAGCATAGCGGTGAATAATAACGATCCTCAAAACATAGTAGTATCTGCCTCTAGTAATGCTTGGAAATCACACGCCATTCAAGATTCGGAAACTTTCATTTATAGACGCAATTCTGATGAAGAAGGTGCCGGCTGGATTCCATCGATTGATGGTCTGCCTGGATCAAAAGGAACTGTTATTTCTATCCTTGAATCTCATCCAAAGAATAAGGATGAATTTTACTGTTTGAATAACAAAGGAATATTCTTTTCCGTAAATTCTGGAGAGTCATGGAAATCATTAGACATACCATGGTCTAAAGAATATTATTTGCAGCATCCTTGGGCGTTGGCACTTATAGAATGA
- a CDS encoding oleate hydratase, with amino-acid sequence MTNQIVKLTTNEIKDNNVKNIAIIGGGLAGLTSAIYLARNGKQVTIIEKSSQFGGRARTTLKDGFYFNQGAHALYINGIAPKILNELNVKYNGKKVDFSKYYIEKKENCINCL; translated from the coding sequence ATGACTAACCAAATTGTAAAGTTAACAACCAATGAAATAAAAGATAACAATGTCAAAAACATAGCTATAATTGGTGGCGGTTTAGCGGGGCTGACATCTGCTATTTATTTGGCTCGAAATGGAAAACAGGTTACTATCATAGAAAAATCGAGTCAATTTGGGGGCAGGGCTAGAACCACACTTAAAGATGGATTTTATTTCAATCAAGGTGCTCACGCTCTGTATATCAATGGAATTGCACCAAAAATCTTAAACGAATTAAATGTAAAATACAACGGAAAAAAGGTTGATTTCTCTAAATACTACATAGAAAAAAAGGAAAATTGTATAAATTGCCTATGA
- a CDS encoding DDE-type integrase/transposase/recombinase has protein sequence MDSKVQASKAKSTRRRVLEYIIDETMLKVGSEFVWLWVATEPENRQILALSISKERNMFVAERFISDLVKIHGIHPVSTDDGGTWYPMACRFLNLDHHIHSSLEKSLIERKMQYIKDRTESFDDYFPCRIKNYKLKHVRNWLRLFVDYHNNEIKHIK, from the coding sequence TTGGATTCAAAAGTACAAGCCTCAAAAGCTAAGTCAACTAGAAGAAGAGTTCTAGAGTATATAATAGATGAGACCATGTTGAAGGTGGGATCAGAGTTTGTCTGGCTCTGGGTTGCAACTGAACCCGAAAACAGGCAAATTCTCGCACTGTCTATCTCTAAAGAAAGAAACATGTTTGTAGCTGAAAGATTCATTTCAGATTTAGTCAAGATTCATGGAATTCATCCAGTTTCGACTGATGATGGAGGTACTTGGTATCCAATGGCCTGTAGATTCTTAAATCTCGATCATCACATTCATTCCTCTCTGGAGAAAAGTCTGATTGAAAGAAAGATGCAATACATAAAGGATAGAACCGAAAGTTTCGATGACTACTTTCCTTGTAGAATAAAGAATTACAAGTTAAAGCATGTACGGAATTGGCTGCGGCTCTTTGTAGACTATCATAACAATGAAATAAAACATATTAAGTGA
- a CDS encoding TetR/AcrR family transcriptional regulator, producing the protein MKTSLKVLAKNGCENTTIATLAAEAGVSRGILHYYFSNTEDLVSKVLEYTSEKIIQSTIKDIRGKTVEEITNNIINDSIMSFKEYPEFYVFLFEMWCASRRSDKIKNELLICSDKVTQSIKKVLDEAIQNGLLQLDTKNTDEMAKILLALFNGIAFEKFMRPSRDLDDRKYWIQVRNMISSYLKPH; encoded by the coding sequence TTGAAGACTTCACTAAAGGTTCTTGCTAAAAATGGATGTGAAAATACTACAATAGCAACCCTAGCAGCAGAGGCAGGCGTAAGTAGAGGTATTTTACATTATTATTTTTCTAATACAGAGGATTTGGTAAGCAAAGTCTTGGAATATACTTCTGAAAAAATTATTCAGTCCACGATAAAAGATATTCGAGGAAAAACTGTAGAAGAAATAACAAATAATATTATCAATGACAGCATTATGAGCTTTAAGGAGTATCCAGAATTCTATGTATTTTTATTTGAGATGTGGTGTGCTTCGAGGAGAAGCGATAAGATCAAAAATGAATTATTAATTTGCAGTGACAAAGTAACACAATCAATCAAGAAAGTGTTAGATGAAGCTATTCAAAACGGGTTACTACAACTTGATACAAAAAATACAGATGAAATGGCCAAAATACTTTTGGCTCTATTTAATGGAATCGCATTTGAGAAATTCATGCGCCCATCCAGGGATTTAGATGATAGAAAATATTGGATACAAGTTAGGAATATGATATCATCGTATCTAAAACCACATTAA
- a CDS encoding pirin family protein — MQRSQQYDQEKFGDNSIRSLEKIVHSFHTTEGEGFIVNRAFPTNSLSDIDPFLLLDEMGPMDFKPGEAKGAPDHPHRGFETVTYLLDGNFEHKDSTGHSGKLNPGDVQWMTAGSGVIHSEMPGDQLKKSGGRLHGFQLWVNLSKKDKMIYPYYQDVPSEKIPIVKLPENIGQVKVIAGKAYNVSSKLSTRIPIQYLHFSINPGSQIIHPINSDYMAFAYVISGEGLFGDDETRVKRGNVVLFKQNGNNIRVKSNSKNTEALQFLLIAGIPLNEPISRYGPFVMNTQQEISQAIEDFRNGKLGMINH; from the coding sequence ATGCAGAGATCACAACAGTATGATCAAGAGAAATTTGGTGATAATAGCATTCGTTCTTTAGAGAAGATCGTACATAGTTTTCATACAACCGAAGGAGAAGGATTTATTGTCAATAGAGCTTTTCCTACCAATTCTCTTTCCGACATTGATCCCTTCTTACTTTTGGATGAAATGGGGCCAATGGACTTTAAACCAGGTGAGGCAAAAGGGGCTCCAGACCATCCACATAGAGGTTTTGAGACAGTAACATATTTGTTGGATGGTAATTTTGAACATAAGGATTCTACAGGTCATTCTGGAAAGTTAAATCCTGGTGATGTTCAGTGGATGACTGCTGGATCTGGAGTAATTCATTCTGAAATGCCAGGAGATCAATTAAAAAAAAGTGGTGGTAGACTACACGGATTTCAATTATGGGTAAATTTATCCAAGAAAGATAAGATGATATACCCATATTATCAAGATGTCCCTTCTGAAAAAATACCTATTGTTAAACTACCTGAAAATATAGGACAAGTGAAGGTAATTGCAGGCAAAGCATATAATGTTTCTTCAAAATTAAGCACTAGAATTCCTATTCAGTATCTGCATTTTAGCATAAATCCTGGCTCTCAAATCATTCACCCAATAAATAGTGATTACATGGCTTTCGCTTACGTTATATCAGGTGAAGGGTTGTTTGGAGACGATGAAACACGGGTAAAGCGAGGAAATGTTGTTCTTTTCAAACAAAATGGAAATAACATACGGGTTAAGTCAAACTCAAAGAATACAGAAGCCTTACAATTCCTGTTGATTGCAGGCATCCCTTTGAATGAACCAATATCAAGATATGGGCCATTTGTGATGAATACTCAACAGGAAATAAGTCAGGCTATTGAGGATTTTAGAAATGGTAAGTTAGGAATGATCAATCATTAG
- a CDS encoding ferritin-like domain-containing protein translates to MGKMAKEIAGSGVEGSVQMLKRAYGAELSAFHYFWYVSQNIEGLGVLEAEFFEERAKEELGHAKKVAFRLMQLEAQPTDEPSQWEQDSGLGKLQPSRYLTLRSALEKALEFEREVIKHYNDLANSTNGKDHGTYHLALELLDAELEDEQNIEDILKKLEIS, encoded by the coding sequence ATGGGTAAGATGGCTAAAGAAATAGCTGGATCTGGTGTAGAGGGTTCGGTGCAAATGCTAAAAAGAGCATATGGAGCTGAATTATCCGCATTTCATTACTTTTGGTATGTGTCACAAAACATTGAAGGATTAGGGGTACTAGAAGCAGAGTTCTTTGAAGAAAGAGCAAAAGAGGAGTTAGGTCATGCAAAAAAGGTTGCGTTTAGATTAATGCAATTAGAAGCACAACCCACAGATGAACCATCACAATGGGAACAGGATAGTGGTCTTGGCAAGCTTCAACCGTCTCGATATCTAACACTTAGAAGTGCATTGGAAAAAGCACTCGAATTTGAAAGGGAAGTAATAAAGCATTATAATGATTTAGCAAATAGCACGAATGGTAAAGATCATGGTACTTATCATCTTGCATTAGAACTTTTGGATGCAGAATTAGAAGATGAGCAGAATATTGAAGACATTTTGAAAAAGCTAGAGATCAGCTAA
- a CDS encoding ZIP family metal transporter, producing MITDTVSLNSSSFEFIQVIALTSFAGFTSFLGIYMAKKINFSRRAVLALTSFGAGVLISAAIFEMVVEAEKSVGLLLTIVAFISGAVLFSFLDWLAEKKGGGAGILLGIGMDSIPESLAIGAAVGSMGSAAALALLIGIQNVTEGVASFHEMKESKSQLKKIKNIFIATAIISIIPIIMGIIGLVFMKGMYVSIGIILALSAGGIFYMLHYDMIPKAHKEKEWLTTFGAILGFIIGFGISISIG from the coding sequence ATGATCACAGATACAGTAAGTTTGAACTCAAGTTCATTTGAATTCATTCAAGTTATAGCATTAACCTCCTTTGCAGGGTTCACATCTTTTCTTGGGATATATATGGCCAAAAAAATAAATTTTTCACGCAGGGCAGTTTTAGCACTAACTTCTTTTGGTGCGGGTGTCTTGATATCCGCAGCAATATTTGAAATGGTAGTAGAGGCAGAAAAGTCGGTTGGATTGTTACTGACAATAGTTGCTTTTATATCTGGTGCAGTTTTGTTCTCTTTTTTAGATTGGTTAGCTGAGAAGAAAGGCGGCGGAGCTGGTATATTACTTGGCATAGGTATGGATTCTATACCTGAATCGTTAGCAATAGGTGCTGCAGTGGGCTCTATGGGTTCTGCTGCTGCTCTTGCTCTTCTTATAGGAATCCAAAACGTGACTGAAGGTGTAGCCTCTTTTCACGAAATGAAGGAGAGTAAGTCGCAACTTAAGAAAATAAAAAATATATTCATTGCAACTGCCATAATTTCAATTATTCCTATTATAATGGGTATTATTGGATTAGTTTTTATGAAAGGAATGTATGTATCGATAGGCATAATTCTTGCACTCTCCGCTGGAGGAATTTTTTATATGCTTCACTACGACATGATACCAAAGGCCCATAAGGAAAAGGAATGGTTGACGACATTTGGAGCCATTTTAGGTTTTATAATTGGATTTGGAATATCAATAAGTATTGGTTAA